From one Mytilus trossulus isolate FHL-02 chromosome 10, PNRI_Mtr1.1.1.hap1, whole genome shotgun sequence genomic stretch:
- the LOC134687396 gene encoding protein henna-like isoform X2 — MEGFMFYCIQHSSVQYHGYLDEKQDYDGSFSLIFTLPEKVGALCGALRIFEKHRVNLHHIESRPSKQDKALYAFFVSCDNKTGGLKEAIQELKEKSTTFSILSRDSDKDAIPWFPRKIVELDRFANQILSYGSELDSDHPGFTDKIYRARRKEFADIAFNYKHGQEIPRVTYTPAEIKTWGTIFRELTKLYPTHACREFNHIFPLLCDNCGFKEDNLPQLQDISNFLQDCTGFRLRPVAGLLSSRDFLAGLAFRVFHSTQYIRHGSKPMYTPEPDICHEVLGHVPLFADPSFAQFSQEIGLASLGAPDEYIQKLATCYWFTVEFGLCRQNGEIKAYGAGLLSSFGELQYCVSDKPETRSFEPAKTAEQQYPITEFQPIYYVADSFDSAKDKMRAFASTIPRPFSVRYNPYTLCVEVIDSKDQIINLTKTIKGDLSLLEDALAKLGNNKKA, encoded by the exons atggaaggatttatgttttattgtattcAG CATTCGTCCGTACAGTACCATGGATATCTAGATGAAAAACAGGATTACGATGGCAGCTTTAGCTTAATCTTTACATTGCCCGAGAAAGTTGGGGCACTTTGTGGAGCATTGAGAATATTCGAG AAACACCGTGTGAACCTTCATCATATAGAATCTCGTCCCTCCAAACAAGACAAGGCGTTGTATGCGTTCTTCGTATCATGTGACAACAAAACAGGAGGACTCAAAGAAGCCATACAAGAACTTAAGGAGAAATCTACGACATTTAGTATATTGTCAAGAGATTCTGATAAAGATGCta TTCCATGGTTTCCACGAAAGATTGTTGAACTGGATCGTTTTGCAAACCAGATTTTAAGCTACGGATCAGAATTGGATTCAGATCACCCT GGGTTTACTGACAAAATTTACAGAGCAAGACGAAAAGAGTTCGCAGACATAGCATTTAATTACAAACA TGGACAAGAAATACCAAGAGTTACCTACACACCGGCCGAAATTAAAACGTG GGGGACCATCTTCAGAGAATTAACAAAGTTATACCCAACACATGCTTGTCGTGAGTTCAACCACATATTCCCCCTGTTGTGTGATAACTGTGGGTTTAAAGAGGACAACCTACCACAATTACAAgatatttcaaactttttacaaG aCTGCACAGGATTCAGATTACGACCTGTAGCTGGATTACTCTCGTCACGTGATTTCCTTGCTGGTCTAGCGTTTCGAGTATTTCATTCTACTCAATACATCAGACATGGATCAAAACCAATGTACACACCAGAACC AGATATATGCCATGAAGTACTTGGACATGTGCCTTTATTTGCTGATCCGTCATTTGCACAGTTCTCACAAGAAATTGGATTGGCAAGTCTTGGTGCACCAGATGAATACATTCAAAAATTAGCTACG TGTTACTGGTTTACGGTTGAGTTTGGATTATGTAGACAAAATGGTGAAATAAAAGCTTATGGTGCTGGACTGTTGTCATCGTTTGGTGAATTACAG TATTGTGTAAGTGACAAGCCTGAAACAAGATCATTCGAACCAGCAAAGACAGCTGAACAACAATATCCTATCACAGAGTTCCAGCCAATCTATTATGTAGCAGATAGCTTTGATTCGGCTAAGGATAAGATGAG GGCATTTGCATCTACTATACCAAGACCTTTCAGTGTCAGATACAACCCTTACACACTATGTGTTGAGGTTATTGACAGCAAAGATCAGATAATCAATCTTACAAAGACAATCAAAG GCGATTTATCACTTTTGGAGGATGCTTTGGCAAAGTTGGGAAACAACAAAAAAGCATAA
- the LOC134687396 gene encoding protein henna-like isoform X1, whose translation MDNGISSKVGNGPTPEKRQKIENGTGSGHSSVQYHGYLDEKQDYDGSFSLIFTLPEKVGALCGALRIFEKHRVNLHHIESRPSKQDKALYAFFVSCDNKTGGLKEAIQELKEKSTTFSILSRDSDKDAIPWFPRKIVELDRFANQILSYGSELDSDHPGFTDKIYRARRKEFADIAFNYKHGQEIPRVTYTPAEIKTWGTIFRELTKLYPTHACREFNHIFPLLCDNCGFKEDNLPQLQDISNFLQDCTGFRLRPVAGLLSSRDFLAGLAFRVFHSTQYIRHGSKPMYTPEPDICHEVLGHVPLFADPSFAQFSQEIGLASLGAPDEYIQKLATCYWFTVEFGLCRQNGEIKAYGAGLLSSFGELQYCVSDKPETRSFEPAKTAEQQYPITEFQPIYYVADSFDSAKDKMRAFASTIPRPFSVRYNPYTLCVEVIDSKDQIINLTKTIKGDLSLLEDALAKLGNNKKA comes from the exons ATGGACAATGGAATCAGTTCTAAGGTCGGTAATGGCCCGACCCCCGAGAAACGACAGAAGATTGAAAATGGAACAGGATCTGGG CATTCGTCCGTACAGTACCATGGATATCTAGATGAAAAACAGGATTACGATGGCAGCTTTAGCTTAATCTTTACATTGCCCGAGAAAGTTGGGGCACTTTGTGGAGCATTGAGAATATTCGAG AAACACCGTGTGAACCTTCATCATATAGAATCTCGTCCCTCCAAACAAGACAAGGCGTTGTATGCGTTCTTCGTATCATGTGACAACAAAACAGGAGGACTCAAAGAAGCCATACAAGAACTTAAGGAGAAATCTACGACATTTAGTATATTGTCAAGAGATTCTGATAAAGATGCta TTCCATGGTTTCCACGAAAGATTGTTGAACTGGATCGTTTTGCAAACCAGATTTTAAGCTACGGATCAGAATTGGATTCAGATCACCCT GGGTTTACTGACAAAATTTACAGAGCAAGACGAAAAGAGTTCGCAGACATAGCATTTAATTACAAACA TGGACAAGAAATACCAAGAGTTACCTACACACCGGCCGAAATTAAAACGTG GGGGACCATCTTCAGAGAATTAACAAAGTTATACCCAACACATGCTTGTCGTGAGTTCAACCACATATTCCCCCTGTTGTGTGATAACTGTGGGTTTAAAGAGGACAACCTACCACAATTACAAgatatttcaaactttttacaaG aCTGCACAGGATTCAGATTACGACCTGTAGCTGGATTACTCTCGTCACGTGATTTCCTTGCTGGTCTAGCGTTTCGAGTATTTCATTCTACTCAATACATCAGACATGGATCAAAACCAATGTACACACCAGAACC AGATATATGCCATGAAGTACTTGGACATGTGCCTTTATTTGCTGATCCGTCATTTGCACAGTTCTCACAAGAAATTGGATTGGCAAGTCTTGGTGCACCAGATGAATACATTCAAAAATTAGCTACG TGTTACTGGTTTACGGTTGAGTTTGGATTATGTAGACAAAATGGTGAAATAAAAGCTTATGGTGCTGGACTGTTGTCATCGTTTGGTGAATTACAG TATTGTGTAAGTGACAAGCCTGAAACAAGATCATTCGAACCAGCAAAGACAGCTGAACAACAATATCCTATCACAGAGTTCCAGCCAATCTATTATGTAGCAGATAGCTTTGATTCGGCTAAGGATAAGATGAG GGCATTTGCATCTACTATACCAAGACCTTTCAGTGTCAGATACAACCCTTACACACTATGTGTTGAGGTTATTGACAGCAAAGATCAGATAATCAATCTTACAAAGACAATCAAAG GCGATTTATCACTTTTGGAGGATGCTTTGGCAAAGTTGGGAAACAACAAAAAAGCATAA
- the LOC134686262 gene encoding uncharacterized protein LOC134686262, with amino-acid sequence MSELPIPVIDLSRAKTDRTKLAKEVVHTLENIGFLYIDNVKGIDFDKLFKICQWFFKLPIETKMDLTRKNFKSENHNLYRGYFPVVEDEPSRKEGFEFARDVPADDKTVSPNNWMYEKSVWPEENDTVAFKEFLQNMYEIVHETSQEILRLAALGLGIEENAFEHLFSDKPCSTFRIMHYPPWEGTPPENAIIEDGKVITTPEHMDSDFLTLLHIFNYDGLEVLDMDGKWIAVPPRPNSLIMNIGVTFSRMMAGRFKATRHRVLDIRKDRFSVPFFLSPSFDSDIGVNFMSKFNSNGPEHVPEKFGPWLLHRIKHEIKYFEYRDLPEIED; translated from the coding sequence ATGTCGGAACTTCCGATACCGGTGATAGATTTATCTAGGGCCAAGACGGACCGGACAAAACTTGCGAAAGAAGTCGTTCACACCCTTGAGAACATAGGATTTTTATACATTGATAATGTGAAAGGTATTGATTTTGATAAGTTATTCAAAATATGTCAGTGGTTTTTCAAGTTGCCGATCGAAACAAAAATGGATTTAACAAGAAAAAACTTTAAATCTGAAAATCACAACCTATATCGAGGATATTTTCCTGTGGTAGAGGACGAACCAAGCCGGAAAGAGGGATTCGAATTCGCGCGGGATGTTCCTGCAGACGATAAAACAGTTTCACCCAACAACTGGAtgtatgaaaaatcagtttggCCTGAAGAAAATGACACTGTTGCTTTTAAGgaattcttacaaaatatgTACGAAATAGTTCACGAAACATCACAGGAAATACTACGACTGGCTGCGCTTGGATTAGGGATAGAAGAAAACGCATTCGAACATTTATTTTCTGATAAGCCATGTTCAACTTTCCGTATAATGCATTATCCTCCCTGGGAAGGGACACCTCCTGAAAATGCAATTATAGAGGATGGAAAAGTTATAACAACACCAGAGCATATGGACTCGGATTTTTTAACTTTGCTTCATATATTTAATTATGATGGTCTCGAAGTTCTAGATATGGACGGTAAATGGATAGCTGTCCCACCTCGGCCTAACAGTTTAATTATGAACATAGGTGTAACGTTCTCACGGATGATGGCTGGACGTTTTAAAGCAACAAGACATCGGGTTTTAGACATCCGGAAAGATAGATTTTCAGTTCCGTTCTTCTTGTCTCCATCTTTTGACAGTGATATTGGAGTCAATTTTATGTCTAAATTCAATTCAAATGGACCCGAACATGTTCCTGAAAAATTCGGTCCATGGCTCCTTCATCGGATCAaacacgaaatcaaatattttgaatatagaGACTTGCCTGAAATAGaagattaa